One window of Nocardioides dongkuii genomic DNA carries:
- the hutI gene encoding imidazolonepropionase, which yields MSSTLFTGIGELVTNDPQAADLLGVRHHAALVVERGRVAWVGSAADAPAADVAYDLGGRAVLPGFVDSHSHLVFAGDRSAEFAARMAGEPYAAGGIRTTVAATRAATDEQLAANLARLVGEMRRQGTTTVEVKSGYGLTVRDEARSLAIARQVTDETTFLGAHVVPDGDPAAYVALVTGPMLEAARKHARWIDVFCERGAFDADQARTILQAGAAAGLRGRLHANQLGPGPGVRLAAELGLVAVDHCTHLDDADVDALRDSGTIATLLPGVEFSTRQPYPDARRLLDAGVRVALASDCNPGSSYTSSLPFCIAVAVRDLGMTPAEAVHAATAGGAAALDRDDVGRLVPGARADFLAIDAPSHVHLAYRPGVPLVAGTWVGGRAVATA from the coding sequence ATGAGCAGCACGCTGTTCACCGGCATCGGCGAGCTGGTCACCAACGATCCGCAGGCCGCCGACCTCCTCGGCGTACGTCACCACGCGGCGCTCGTGGTCGAGCGGGGCCGGGTCGCGTGGGTCGGCAGCGCGGCCGACGCGCCCGCGGCCGACGTGGCGTACGACCTGGGCGGGCGCGCGGTGCTGCCCGGGTTCGTCGACAGCCACAGCCACCTGGTCTTCGCCGGCGACCGGAGCGCCGAGTTCGCCGCCCGGATGGCCGGCGAGCCGTACGCCGCCGGCGGCATCCGCACCACCGTCGCCGCCACCCGCGCCGCGACCGACGAGCAGCTCGCCGCCAATCTCGCCCGGCTGGTCGGGGAGATGCGCCGCCAGGGCACGACCACGGTGGAGGTCAAGAGCGGCTACGGCCTGACCGTCCGCGACGAGGCGCGCAGCCTGGCGATCGCGCGGCAGGTCACCGACGAGACCACGTTCCTCGGCGCGCACGTCGTCCCCGACGGCGACCCGGCGGCGTACGTCGCGCTGGTCACCGGCCCGATGCTGGAGGCGGCCCGCAAGCACGCCCGCTGGATCGACGTCTTCTGCGAGCGCGGCGCGTTCGACGCCGACCAGGCGCGCACCATCCTGCAGGCCGGCGCGGCGGCCGGGCTCCGCGGCCGGCTGCACGCCAACCAGCTCGGCCCGGGACCCGGCGTACGACTCGCGGCGGAGCTCGGGCTGGTCGCGGTCGACCACTGCACCCACCTCGACGACGCGGACGTCGACGCGCTGCGCGACAGCGGCACCATCGCGACCCTGCTGCCCGGGGTCGAGTTCTCGACCCGCCAGCCCTACCCCGACGCCCGCCGGCTGCTGGACGCCGGCGTGCGGGTCGCGCTCGCGAGCGACTGCAACCCCGGGTCGTCGTACACGAGCAGCCTGCCGTTCTGCATCGCCGTCGCGGTCCGCGACCTCGGGATGACCCCCGCCGAGGCCGTGCACGCCGCGACCGCGGGCGGCGCCGCCGCGCTGGACCGTGACGACGTGGGCCGGCTGGTTCCGGGCGCGCGGGCGGACTTCCTCGCGATCGACGCCCCGAGCCACGTCCACCTCGCCTACCGTCCGGGCGTCCCGCTCGTCGCCGGCACCTGGGTCGGTGGCCGGGCGGTCGCTACCGCCTGA